The Microbulbifer sp. TB1203 nucleotide sequence ATGACGACGAACCCTGGACGGCCGTGAAAATCTGGAGAGGTGAAAACCTTCCAGCCGATCACGCGTTGTGATTCCAGTCATATGCGGTTCGCTTACACGAAGATAACGTAAGGACACCTCTAAAAAACGTCTCCCGTCACCCCCGCGGAGGCGGGGGCCCAGTAACCGCGGAGTTCTGGATTCCCGCGTGAGCTTCGCTGCTCTGACGAGTCGCGGGAATGACGATTTTTAGAGATGCCCGCAGATACTGAGTGAAGGTTGTAGGTGTGGATACGCTTCGCTTACCCATCCTACAGATTGACTGAGTGCCATTCGGCAAGAAAGTCAGCTAGAGTAAATCTTACCATTTGATGCTGGAGAGGCATTGTTGAACAACAATAATCGAGCCAAGCGAGCCACCGTCACCATTCACGACGTCGCCCGCCACGCGAAAGTCTCCTCGATGACAGTGTCCCGGGTGATCAATGGGCAGCCCAACGTCCGCGAGGCGCTTCGCCAACGTGTTTTGGAATCGATCAAGGAACTCGATTACACGCCCAATATTGCCGCGCGGTCAACTCGCATCGGTTTGGGGGCGACGAGGATCGGTATCCTGTTCTCGAACCCTTCAGAGAGTTATCTGAGCAAGATCATGGTGGGGAGCCTCGAGCAGTCGCGTAAACTGGGCTGTCAGCTGATCCCCGAATATTGCGCCGGGCTAAGTTCGCAGAAGAAGGCGGTCGATCGCCTGGTCGAGGCGGGGGTGGAAGGGGTCATACTTCCGCCCCCGCTGTGCGATTCCGAATCGACGGTGCGGATGTTGACCGGCCTGGACATTCCCGTAGTGGCACTGGCAACCGCCAGACCGCTTCCGGAGGTGTCCGCGGTATATATCGACGACTACCGGAGCGCGATATCGATAACCCGTCATCTCATCAAGCTGGGGCACCGGAAAATTGCCTTCGTCAAGGGCGATCCGGCGCACACCCCCTCGGAATGCCGGCTGGAAGGCTTTCTCAAGGCGATGGATGAGGCCGGTCTGACGGTACCTGAGAACTGGATTGCTCCCGGCCGTTTCACCTACAAATCCGGTTTGGCAGCGGCGGAGATGCTATTGAGCGGGGACGAAACGCCCACCGCCATTCTCGCTTCCAACGACGACATGGCGGCGGCCGTCATTTCTGTAGCGCAGGGCCGTGGAATTCGCGTCCCGGAAGAGCTGAGTGTGGCTGGTTTTGACGATACGCCTATTGCCAGCATTATCTGGCCGGACCTGACCACGATACAC carries:
- a CDS encoding LacI family DNA-binding transcriptional regulator, whose protein sequence is MNNNNRAKRATVTIHDVARHAKVSSMTVSRVINGQPNVREALRQRVLESIKELDYTPNIAARSTRIGLGATRIGILFSNPSESYLSKIMVGSLEQSRKLGCQLIPEYCAGLSSQKKAVDRLVEAGVEGVILPPPLCDSESTVRMLTGLDIPVVALATARPLPEVSAVYIDDYRSAISITRHLIKLGHRKIAFVKGDPAHTPSECRLEGFLKAMDEAGLTVPENWIAPGRFTYKSGLAAAEMLLSGDETPTAILASNDDMAAAVISVAQGRGIRVPEELSVAGFDDTPIASIIWPDLTTIHQPITAMGSAAVSIIHKMVSDLRKGGALKPIHQRMTYKLVKRHSSGKALS